The window gattttatccaagaattcAAGAGTCAGTGAGCTATTTGCCTTACTAATACGGCTTTTTACAGCTCTCCAGTTGCTGTCCTGTTTCTGCTATTGCCTAAATGTCttgttagtccttttggaatcacaCCTAGCACCTCTATCCCTACTGGAATAActgttgtatgtttctcccagagacgCTGAACTACAAATCTTAGATcctgatattttgttatcttttcaatctctttttcctCAATTCAGGTGTCAGCTAGGATTGCCACATCAATCTATCTGgccttcttactttcaaccacagtgATAGCCAGAGTATTACGTTCTAACTtcttatctgtttggattttgaaatccaaCAAAatcttaactttctcattttcaacatttttcttGTGCTTATGTTCTCACCAGTATTGCATGGACTGTAGCTCATActtttttgcataaattccaatgcaACATTGCAGCAATTATGATGATTTTTATAATCAGCTTGTATGATCTTATTGCAATCACTGATGGGACAGTCAACCATTTCATCATtgccatcatcatcattattctaCAAGGTAAAATATAATAACCACAACAGATCACAAAACATCAGGCAGCTGTAATTCACTATCAAGacaattaaaaatgaaataagaCAGAAAATTACTTTTGAAAAAGAACCTAAAGTTTCTAAATTGTATTATAATTCTTATTTAGCATTTGTACAACATTATTCATATTCCACCTGGGTTATAATGAAtacattatttacaatatatgcaCACACAGCCTGAATAGCAACATTATAATCTGTTTGTAAACACTCAATTCAACAGTATTTATCTTCTAGAAACAGGCAGAGTTTCTCATTTCTCTGACTTGGTGCAATTGCTACTAATTTTACAAAGGATTCcagtttaatgtattgtcgaaggctttcacggccggagaacgatggttgttgggggttttccgggctgtcttgccggcaagacagcccggaaaacccccaacaaccatcgattcCAGTTTACTTTGATAGGACAATATTTTAATACCTAGCCTTCATTTGTGTCTTTAAATTCTGTTCCTGATTAAATTCTACAACTTCAAATTACTTGCTGCCTGATCCTAGAAGGGGTGTCGAAAGCCATTAGTTCAGGAATATATTACTTTGCATAGGCTCGGACAACTCATTTTGTATTTCCAAAATGTTCGCAAAATCCTGCCCCAAAACATCGCAGTTGTCCAGAACTGCCCCGCCCCGCCGATTTTCGCCACACGAGAGAGCCGCAATTAAATgaagaaaggaaagggagagaggaacGCATACTAACAAACGGGAACTAGATTGGGACCTCTCTTTTGCCAGCCGAGAACGTAaatacagaacacacacactcgCTTGAGCTGCGCCAGAGGACAGGAAATTGAGTGCTCCCCTCTGCGAAGTAGGGGCTGCGCTTGGACAGCTGAGGACTGAGCTGCGGTGTCATTTGGTAGCCTACAAAGAGAGGACTCGGCGTACCGTCTGTATAGTCTTAGGCGGGCGTATTTGTCGGTTATCTTTTTCGGCTTGTGAAGAAGCTTTCTGCGGGTATTCGCAAAGCCATCGCCTCGTGCTTCTTCCCTTGCTTTTTAGAACCGGAAAGGTAAAGATTGACAGGCTTGCTCCAGCTGGCCACTGGGAACCCGCCATTGCTTATGTGCTCGTTTTGTAATTTGTTGGTCGTCCTATTAACTAAAGGGCGAGTCCATAAATAGGCATGTAGTGTGTTAgcgaggtgggggggggatgggtatTGATAGTATTAGTATGGCAATATGGGGTTAACAGTAGTTGTCTACCTTTAAAGTCTGAAAGAAGGAGAACAAACTTTCTCTGTAGCAACTGAAGACTGGCTAGGAATCGATGTGTCCAGATTACCTAAAAGTAGGCAATTGTTTGTAAATGTGATGCATTTGTACTGTGAACATATTGGAAGACCTGAAACAGCAGTTAGATGATGATCCTGAACAGCGCCTACTAAATGCATGGATTTAGAATATCTGAATAGCCTGGCAAGCCTGGTCTCTTtgcatctcagaagctaagcagggccaaccttggttagtagttggatggaagacctccagtgaagaccagcactgcagaggcaggcaatgacaaaccacctcttgttaatctcttgccttgaacaccccagCGGGAGTTGCCAAAAGTCAGCTCTGACTAGATGGCATTCTGCATCACCACCAACTGCACTACAACAGAAGCAATCTACACAGCAAAGATACACAATCTGAAAGCTTGAACAAATATTTGTCAATGCTTTTAAGGTAATGAACAAGGTCTATGTTTTAAATAATCTAAAACACTGTCGTTTTGAGGAATATAAATGTGgcattatttaaaaattaaaatctgaGCTTTCCTCTTGGCTCCATTAACCTTATTTTGCTCAAGCAATATCTTTGTTTTGAAACATTTTGTTTTGAACACTTTCTTGGGGAAAATGTTGTGCCTctttaaaacttgttttaaagGAAGGTGGCCAAAATTGATCTAAATCTACCCCTCTACCCTGACATTATCCTTCCCCAGCACAAGCAGCCAAATGCCCAGATCTCACCTGACGGGTTATGTAGGAGCTGAGCTGCCAAGGCTGGAAAAATTTGGATACCCCCCTCCCTTGAGCTGCAACTGGAGGAAGCTCACATCTGCATAACTCAGCAGTATAATAGATTTTACTCTAATCTATATTTGTTATTTTAGGAGATACAATCCATAAATGCATATTAATTTAACTTTCCCTCCACCTTGCAGTGTCTGAAAATGTTTCACCTTCTCCAACGATGTTATTTCCAAGTTCCTTCCAAGGTAAACTTCTTCTAAATGTTGACTTTGAGAAATACTTTTGGTTTCTATGTTTCTTTGTTTTACGGTGTTACCAAGTGCAAACACATTAATGtatacatacatatttatttatttcacacttCCTCCAAAAACCTGAGCTGAGGATGGTGCACATCATTCTTCCTTCTGCCAAAACAAGAAGACTGGAATTTAAATTGCACACACAATTTCTTTATACCCAACAGGTAACAGTGAAGCACAACAAAATCCAGTATTGCTTAGACCAGTTCTCTTCCCTCTTTATTGCTACACAAATGATGGAAAATGGAAAtataaatgatggttgttgtgggttttccgggctgtattgccgtggtcttggcattgtagttcctgacgtttcgccagcagctgtggctggcatcttcagaggtatagcaccaaaagacagagatctctcagtgtcacagtgtggaaaagatgttggcaggtcatttatatctatacaggaggggtggggttgagctgagtcatcctgtaagagtttcccagggtgtggaatgctaatgacgggaggcttcactgtatcccgaggaggttcttttgcatatggattggtgcttgatgtgctaatcttctctgcagggctattgtcgggtatagagtgttttgttagcctggcgtttttcagaactggaaatcatgctctgttcattcttaaggtttcttctttcttgttgaagttttgtttatgcttgtgcagggtatacggtatactccgtATAaggttatgaaaaagcataaccttcaagcagtattcagacccacccgaaaaatacaacagatgctacgatcagtaaaagatagtagagaccccctcacctctgcagctgtggacaagtttacatcgggaccacaaagcgtagcatccagacaagaataaaagaacatgaaagacactgcagacttggacaacctgaaaaatcagcagtggctgaacatagcctaactcaaacagggcacagtatcttattccaggacaccaaaatactcgacaacacttccaactactttgtcagactgcacagggaagccattgaaattcacaaggctaacaaaacactctatacccgacaatagccctgcagagaagattagcacatcaagcaccaatccatatgcaaaagaacctcctcaggatacagtgaagcctcccgccattagcattccacaccctgggaaactcttacaggatgactcagctcaaccccacccctcctgattagatataaatgacctgccaacatcttttccacactgtgacactgagagatctgtcttttggtgctacacctctgaagatgccagccacagctgctggcgaaacgtcaggaactacaatgccaagaccatggcaatacagcccggaaaacccacaacaaccatcattctccggccgtgaaagccttcgacaatacatcgaaatatAAATGGTTGGTAGACTGTTTGTCAATCTGACAAAACTCCATTAGGTGGAAAATGTAAAGAGTGATGAATGGAATTCTTCACCACTGACTTAAGTCCCCCACCCCATGGCATTTGACACAACTTGTATGGGGACCTCTGTAGGACAAGCTGGGCGATTGTATTGCTCAGGAAACCCATAATCAAAGAAAAGCAAGTCTACAGTACAAGCTGCAATCTAAGACAAGCAGGTCTACAGTACAAGCTGCAATCCCACCAACTTTTAGCCCTTCCCCTTCAGACCAGGTTTTGTTGCTGTATGTTAGAGGGGCTGTATTGTTAGGCCACATTAGAACCTACTGGATGCTTCAGAACACAAATGTTCATTATATTGAAGTTCCCAAGTCACAATGGGTTAAAACTGGAAGGAGAATGTAACTGATTTGCAGCACATTGGGAATGGAGCCAGACAATTCAGTACAGTAAGGGCATCTAAAGTATGACTTAAAATTCCTAATGGAAAAATTCCAGCAAACAAAAAAAGGATTTGTCTCACTGATTCTAACACCCTTGCTAGGTATTTACTTGATTATCATCTCTGAGATTTTTGCCAGTAAAAACAGGGTTCAGGGctgattctagggttgccagattccttTACCCTCCCAACAGGATGGCGGGTACCCAGTactcaccttctctgtgtccctcatgcctgtgcgatgatgtcacttctggtcaacAATGCACAGGCATGTatatgcttcacagcaggccaattcaggcctcaaatgagccctggtctgtttggggcccaaatcggcccggtgtgaagcacaggagcactcttgaggcagcatgatgacatcactcccagggagTGAACAAGATCCCAGGAGCTGATGTTGTGCCACCTCGGGAGcgcgcctgggaggcccattcctgtgcctcccccccatgccaggtgagtggtggtggagggtgggagcaggagataccCCTCTACAACGAGAACTGGTAACCCTAGCCGATTCTTTCATTGCATCCACTGCAAGGATGACTTTCTTGTTGAAGTTGTTTTACATGCTTGCTGCCACGTGAGAGCTACTCCCCCTGAAGATCACGTGTCACATGGCATTCCCATGCCTCTGATAAATCCATCAACAAATGTCTTAATATCACAGATTATATGAAAATGAAGTAACCCATGCCCACTGTTTGGAAACACTTTCACTTCCTCCCACAACTGCAACAACTGCATTATAGCAGACAAGTTACATTTGCCACTCATCATCAGTTTGCTctgaaaaacactttattttccttttaagAATGACTGTTACAGAACCAAATGTAGCTCTTCTAGGCCCTAATGGATGGCCTGGGAATATTTGCTACTATAGGTAATGTAGGTGTGTACCTGATCCAATCTATAGATGGGAGATCACTTAAGAGCCAAAAGAAGGAGCAGGATATATGTATTGCTTTTGAAAAATTCTTATCCAAACATAGGATACAGGCTTGATTTCTTAGAACTATTCTGGGGTTCACTGAACGTGTAACAATGGAAGTTATAATAATAGCTTTACTTATATactattcttctagacagattggtgtctcactcagagcagcaaacaaaatcagtgttgttactatcccagctggggagctggggctgagaggaatggcttatctaagaccacctgctgagctcatggcagtagtgggattcaaaccaacagagtatTGATTTTCAGcacagccatttaaccactatgctacagaaacTTGAGTCTTGAGATAGGATTGTGCTGATTACCAGTTATTGCAAGAATTGCAGCCATAAGCTTTTGGATAATTATTTGCTATGGTAATCCATACTATAGCTCTGTCACTGTGGAACTGAAAGGGGCATTTATGAGCAAATTGAAGCTATAATCCAAAGAATTAGTGCAGGATTTTGTGTCCCAGCATCACTGTTTTACAATGTTTTACCATTGCAGATGCTCAAATCAGCCTCCTAGACCAGTGGTCTACAACCTATGGCTATAGAGCCAAATCATGTGCCTCTATGGTTATCGCTTGTTTGTGCTACTGTCCAATAAAGAACTCTCTACCATCTATGTTTGAGCTGCAAAAACCTTTGTGGATTATTAATGAACATGTTTATCAGTAAAAGTGTATAGATTATTATGAAATGGAGtttcttatactggctctttCTTGATCttactctgaatttttaattctctACTTTGGCTCTTACTATAAAAAGGTGCTTGTCCCTATCCTAGACTATCTAGATCAAAGCAATTACATCCAAGACTATGTAAAGTAATGGTTCCTTTTAATCAACTTTGACTAATATCAACTACTAAAGAATTTTTTGCAATTTTCACTGCAGATGGCATATCTTCAAAGATTACTGCAACCCAGGAGTAGGCCTGCCTGCTCTTTTGTCCCTTTACAGTGCATTCTTACTGGCCTGCCAAAATCACAGCTGTTCAGGCATTCATCTGCTGTCTTAACCAAGGCCGGCTTTCATTCTTCCTGCTGCAActggaagaaaaagaaacctCCAGAACCTGCACCACGAGAGCTGGACTTGTTGCGATATGACATGAAATCATTGAAGGACTCTCCAAAGCCTGCCCTCTACTTGAGTTCTGCAGGATTaattccattggtttcagtgcCATTGCTAATGGCTGTCCTGGAGACCTACTATCCTGAGTTAGTATTTGCTCAGATTGCATATGGTGCCTGTgttctctccttctttggagggatCAGGTGGGGATTCGCTCTTCCAGAAGGGAGCCCTGCCAAACCTGATTGGATTAATTTAGCTAACAGCATTGTTCCTTCATTACTAGCCTGGTCTGCCTTGCTTTTAAAAGATTTAATTGATGCTGGAATAACGGTTATCATAGGCCTAGGAATAGCCCTTCATTATGATCTTGCCCTCCTTCCCACTTATCCCAGTTGGTTTAAAGCCTTGAGGGCAATTGTAACAGTGGTGGCTGTATGTTCTCTGATTGCTACATTATGCATTGTAAACATTTATCCAGAGAAGCATTTAACTCCTGCTACAAACAAAGTGGACGACTGAAAATAAACCCACAGAAAATGCCAAATCCCAAGAGACATATGCTTCTGTCCTAAAGAATGTTCACAATACTGTGTAAAAAGATCATGAGACTGCTCCTATAAAACttttttcaacaggaaaaaaatggttaCAGTATCTGTGAGCTGTAGTCAAAGTTTAGAAAACTCTGGAAGCGTAGGTCCTGAAGGCTTAAGAGGAACTTTGGCATTGTAAGGAGCCACAGATTGGTCCTGCTTCTACTGAAAAATGTAAAACATTTGTACACACTCATCTGTGTTCAGATGTGTGTGAAAGATTTatgcaatctgaagagaaaccagagatgAGTGAACTTCGGTGGTTAAATACACAAGTAATTCTTTGCATGTTATTTCAGAAGTGTGATTTGCTCAAGCTTATTTTCCTACCCACTTCATTGTGACATAAAATACTACTCTAATGCGATGAATACTGAAAGAGCACCAGTAAATACTCTATTTAGTGAATACTGCATGTGTCATGTGTTGTATTAATATGTTAAGAATGTTAAACAGTGCCCATCTACAAGCTATTTCATTGTCACAAGCTCAGTTTTTTAAGCTACAAGTTGTATGTAAGCTTTTGTTTCTAATAAGAATGTTTTATCTTTTAGCATATTGTCGCCATCTTTTGACAGCACAGCACTCGAATGTGTGGCCATGACAGGGGTGTCAACCAAAGACACTTTTAGATTTTCCATGATTTCATCTGGTAAGGTGTAGAACCTTTTTGCGATAGATTGCAGGGTGGATCTGTAGCTTGGTACCACCCATTCTGGCAGTACCTCCTCTAGCTGGACCTCCTCAAAATTTTCAAGAAAGAGACAATCTGTCCACTTTTTGACtggtttttataattttttttgaaTGTCTAAAGAGGAAGAGACAGTGACAGCTGGTTTTCCCTGACTCTTGGGAAAAGTTGAGAGAGGTTACCATCTCTGAAAATGTTCTGGTTGGTTGGAAGAGCCTGACAATTATCTTTGGTCTCAGACTCCTCCCCAAATCACTCTCCCTCTTCTTTATCAGATGTTATGATAGCTGAGGAGTTGACCAGTAGTCTGTCCTCATTCTTTGATTTCTGTATCTGTGACTGAAGCCTCCCCTCTGCGTGGAACTAGGAACTTTGAGAGGGGGGGGTTGGAGACCCCTGTCTCTCTATTCTTGCCCTCTTTGCAGTCTTACTGGAAGGTAAAGGGGTTTTGAAACATTTGTGCCTGGGTTGGTCTCTTTCAGAAGAGGATGAGATAGAGAAGATGCCAAAGAATCTGGTGCGGTGTAGAGGGGCTTTGTCTACGAAATTGCTTGGGTCTCCCTGTGTCCTCACCAGTTGTTGATCTCTCCCTATTTGATCTTCCCTCAAActcccttcttccctccatttCAGGGTGATGAGGATTTAAGTTGGGACCTGAAGACTGTGGGGGGCTATTCAGGCTGATCTCCAGGCCTTCATCATCCAATCAGTAGGGGGCTGTCCATAGAAGGCGGGGGGAAATGGCATGCCCGCCATATTGATTGCTCCCTTTGTTACCGGCGAAATGGTAGTTGGGGCTTGCCAGCAGGGAGGTCCAACTGCTGGAAAAAATCTGAATTTGGTGTTCTGGTCCACCAGAAAGGCACTGGTGGGGGCTGGAGCCATCAGGTTATCAACTCACCACCCATGTGGCCAAAACAGCCGACTGTGGAGGGCCTGCCACTTGGCCTTGTAGCCTCACCCTCATCGCAGAGCTGTTCCATTTCACCTTTTTCCTGTCTTACCAATGCCTCTGCATTTGATCATGTCAATGCTTGTGGCGTGGACGAGGTCAGTCTGGTCAGGGAAAGATCTGAAACCTCAGAAACTCCTGACCATTCCTCCAGTTATGCTGCAGGGAACACGGCTCCCATCTGCCCTTCCCCTTTGCCTGAAGCCTCGGACAGGGAGAGTTTGTCCTTCATGCCATCTTTTCCCCCTTTAGGTCCAGGGCCCTGGACCTTTTTAGAGAGAATATTTTCCACTGCTGCTGAGAAATCCGGTTAGCAGACAAAGTATGTTCAGAAgagtttcttccttttttttttaatacatagAGCTAGATTCTAACATCCTCCTGGAGGGCAGGACTATTCGAACTGGAAGGACTCCCTTGCTTTGTCCCAGGAAAACATAGACAACATTTGCATAGCTCTACCTGGAGTGAGAAGAGGTATGACCTAACCAGTTTGGATGACTTCCCCCACTGAAGGAGAAGAGGTAGTAAATATGATTAGCATAGTCTGAGGAAGATTCTTTCAATGGAAAATACAAACAAGCCAAAGGATTTGTCTCATTAAACACCATTTCCAACTGCAGTGACTACCTGAATGGCAAGGGGAAACTTAACAAGAAGGCAATATTCCTCCCCTTTTCTTAATGCCTAGTATCATGTACTGGTTTATAGGACATGGAAGTGCTGTTTAACTATGAGGGCTGATAGACAAATTAATGGTAGGTATGTCTTAACCCTCAGCTACCTGAATCCGTAGTAGCATAGCTGGCATTAGTGAGTTATACAGTGAGCGAACAAGTTGTCTTGGACCTACAATTGCTCAACTCCACTGTATGACTCCAAAAACCTACAGAACAGTAAATAATTTGGTACTGTTGCCAATAGTGTAGGCTTTTCAAGGAATTTCCAAAAAATATTAGGGGGGAAAGTGTATAGAAATTGCAAACCCCTAATAGAATAATTTTCCCCTGTAACAACCTTCCCCCCAAATAATAACAGTAGTAATAGTTAGtttgtatactgctcttttagacatATTAATGCCTGTTCAGAGCagtgaatgaagtcagtgttattatttcaACAATgcatctggggctgagaggagtggtgttggaaattagcagagttaatgcagagattgcgcattggaatgaatgagaacagacactgcagtgtagctctgtaagaatactttacaaggataaaaatagggttacattggagaaaaataataaattgctaaactgacTGCATCTTGCTAGAAAGGGTGACTGAGAGAGACTAAGAAAGCAAGTGAAGATGCAagtgagacaaagagcaataaagcttcagtatatagcatcacttaattgcccccccaataaacaggttgcccaatagaaaatcctaattctatttcattatgcttagagactcccattTCTATAGCGGGAATCCTTAttcaaggcctaagtggttacatgcaaataagtttactaatttagtaacacaaatagtttaactctttcatgactgaaatggaaatacttgctaaaatcccaacaagtGGCTTACACAATGCTACCTAGTGAGTTCAtgacagtagtgagatttgaaccagtgaagtgcagttaaccactatgctacaccaaATATGCTAATGAAATGTTTGTGGAAGTGCAGCTATCAAGAGGAAGGACTGAACTGTGTCAGACCAAGGCTGCAGTCCTGTGCCTAAGTCATATTACATTCAGGAGCACTTGCTGTTAGGAAAATCAGGTTGTAAAACTGTAGTTATGCACATAGatccagcatggtgtaatggagagagtgccagactaggatcctgggagaaccaggttcaaatctcacttcatCATGGAACGTTGCTGGATATCTTTTGGCCagttacactctctcagcctaatctaccttgacagatttctccattgtgagaaaatggaggaggggagaacaatgttctaaGCTACCCTGAATCCcagctgggaagaaaagcaggcaataaataaataaataaataaatgcatatttaCCTGAAAGTAAGCAGTTGAAATGATAAGGACTTACATATGAGTAAACACTTGAGTGAATTACAGCTTTAGTCCTAAGCGTAAACTGCCATGAAGTTCCACTGAAACTAGAAGGTATGTTGTAAGGGTACAGTCACATCAAAAACTTCCTGTAGattcagttttctttttaaaaaaatgttcttaatGGCTGAAGACCACTCCTTTTCTGAATAGGTTATTAAATCTTTAACAGGGTATTCTGCTATTGAAAAGTTCCTTTCAAACTTTTACTGTTCTTAGCAATTTAAAATTCAGGTTTTATTACTGTTATCAAACTACTCTACTATTTCTTCTACTAGAGGTTGGATCTCTGTGTTTTTATGAAAAAAGAAAAGCGATATAAGAAACTAATTTCACCATTTATAAGCACACAAAGACAAAAGTCTTAGGGTTTAAGAGTGAAATCATGAGGAATATAGACGCTTCCCATTACAGCTACAGTATATAATGCAGTGTATATATTTGTGTATGGCTTCTCACCTGCTACAATCTCATAATGACAATTAAAAATAGGAGGAGGGGGTTGTTACACTCAGCTTCTAGACCTCAAGTAATACTTCTGGTTTAGAAAGAACGTGTGCCTCACTGGAGGTTTTCCATTGTGCTGGGCTTGTGATAGAGAAAGCATCCCTTATAAGTGGATGAATACACATCCCTAAGAGTTTCACTCTTCCAGCAGTTCAATCCACAACCAGTATTGTGCAAACAGGGCTTTGCTtttcctactttttaaaaagaaaaagatcttATACATACTTAGTTTGAAAACAAGTACCGGTGAAATCTGATGACCTAAGGACCAAGTAAAAgggcaagggaaaaaaatagtCTTTTGAATAGTTGTGGAATGTGAAAGCACTGAACAAGTATTTTAATAGCTGGGAACAACATGTTTAAAATTTTATAGGAATGCTTATGAATGGCTGGATTAAGATATAAGTCTTGCACATCTAATCCACTtctagtgccatcctaagcagagttttacTCTTCTAAATTCAATGGGTCAATGTCAATGGGTTTAAGAAGAGTATAATTCTGCTTATAATTGCATAGTTCTTTTCTTCTGGGTGCATCAACCATTTGTACACAGATTTACCAAAGTGTCTTTATTCCTCCATGTCAACATGCTTCTGTAAAGCTGTTTATCTGTGGCATGTTATCAACCATAAATACTGCTGCTTCTAAATAGATTCATCCAACTGTTACGTGATCCAGCATGCAGAGAGAGAAAAGGCCTTTTACTTACGATGTATATAAACATAGTCCACCCTCTTTTAAGAAAAGGCATCACTCGTTATACTGCCACTTCTCTCTCCTGTTCAACTTACTTCTAATGTACAGTACACAGACAAATTAATGCTATTATTTAACATCTTGGATGCATCCAATTCTTCTTTCAAGATGATCCTTCAGCTTCAGTATGTATGTGTCTGGATGccacgctttgtggtcctgatgtagcatccagacaagaataaaagaacatgtaagacactgcagacttggacaacctgaaaaatcagcagtggctgaacat of the Eublepharis macularius isolate TG4126 chromosome 5, MPM_Emac_v1.0, whole genome shotgun sequence genome contains:
- the TMEM69 gene encoding transmembrane protein 69, whose protein sequence is MFHLLQRCYFQVPSKMAYLQRLLQPRSRPACSFVPLQCILTGLPKSQLFRHSSAVLTKAGFHSSCCNWKKKKPPEPAPRELDLLRYDMKSLKDSPKPALYLSSAGLIPLVSVPLLMAVLETYYPELVFAQIAYGACVLSFFGGIRWGFALPEGSPAKPDWINLANSIVPSLLAWSALLLKDLIDAGITVIIGLGIALHYDLALLPTYPSWFKALRAIVTVVAVCSLIATLCIVNIYPEKHLTPATNKVDD